The following proteins are encoded in a genomic region of Hippocampus zosterae strain Florida chromosome 2, ASM2543408v3, whole genome shotgun sequence:
- the bcap31 gene encoding B-cell receptor-associated protein 31, which produces MSLQWTAVATFLYVEVFLVLLLCIPFISAKRWNSIFRSRLVQTIALYGNTSFLVAMAILVFLLVDAFREVRKYSVTEKVDLTNNPTAIEHIHMKLFRAQRNLYIAGFALLLCLLLRRLATLLSQQASLMASNEAFKKQAEGASNAAKSFIDENEMLQEKLREAGLEVPEAGKKGGGVQQENKTLKEEVKSLTEELEAAKKALRKSDGDVSAMKKQAANLTLEYDRLLEEHSKLLASGDKKSD; this is translated from the exons ATGAGTCTCCAGTGGACCGCAGTGGCCACCTTCTTGTATGTGGAGGTCTTCTTGGTGCTCCTCCTTTGCATCCCCTTCATTTCCGCAAAGAG gtGGAACAGCATCTTTCGATCCCGGCTAGTCCAAACCATCGCCTTATATGGCAACACTTCCTTCTTGGTGGCCATGGCCATCCTCGTCTTCCTGCTCGTCG ATGCCTTCCGCGAGGTGAGGAAGTACAGTGTGACCGAGAAGGTGGACCTGACCAACAATCCCACCGCCATTGAGCACATTCACATGAAGCTGTTCCGAGCGCAGAGGAATCTCTACATCGCTGGATTTGCACTCCTGCTTTGCCT gtTGCTGCGTCGCCTGGCCACTCTTCTTTCCCAGCAGGCCTCCCTGATGGCGTCCAACGAGGCCTTCAAGAAGCAGGCGGAGGGCGCCAGCAACGCCGCCAAGAGCTTCATcgatgaaaatgaaatgctgcAAGAA AAACTCCGAGAAGCCGGTCTGGAGGTGCCGGAGGCGGGAAAGAAAggaggcggagtccagcaagagAACAAGACTCTGAAGGAGGAAGTGAAGAGCTTGACGGAGGAACTGGAAGCCGCCAAGAAAG CTCTCCGCAAGAGTGACGGCGACGTTTCTGCCATGAAGAAACAGGCCGCCAACTTGACGCTGGAATATGACCGACTGCTGGAGGAGCACAGCAAACTCCTG GCTAGTGGTGACAAGAAGTCCGACTGA